Genomic DNA from uncultured Methanospirillum sp.:
TTTTGAGCTCAAGCACGATCCGCTCTGCTCCTGTCTTTCCGACACCTGGCACTGTGGCAAGCAGGCGTGAGTCACCTGCAAGTACAGCACCTGCGACCTGGTCCGGTCTCAGTCGTGAGAGGATTGCGGTTGCAAGCTGGGGTCCGACCCGTGAGACTGATGTCAGCATCCTAAAGACCTTCAGTTCTGCTGCGGTCTGAAATCCGTACAGCAGGATTGCATCCTGTCTGACCACCATCTCAGTATGAATCACCGCCTCTTTTGATCCCCTGAGTGCTGCAGCCGATGGTTCGGGAACCCTGACCCGGTAACCCACCCCTGCAGCCTCGATGATCACATAATCATCCCCGGCATCGACGACCGGACCCCTGAGCCGTGCTATCATCGTCGTCCCCGCGAGCAGTTGATATGGCAGAGTGCAAGTGAGAGGCCATCGGCAGCATCATCGGGTCTTGGGATCTCAGGAAGTCTGAGCAACCGTGTGATCATCTCCTGCATCTGTCTCTTGTCAGCAGACCCTGACCCGGTTATCGCGACCTTCACCTGGTTTGGTGTATACTCGGTCACCGGGATGTCATGATGCACTGCAGCAAGGATGATAACACCCCGAGCCTCGCTCACCTGGAGAGCACTGGTTGTATTCCTGGCAAAAAAGAGGCGCTCTATTGCCATGCTCTCCGGGCTGAACCGTTCGATCAGATCAACAACACCCTTGTAGATGAGTCCAAGCCGTACCGGCGAATCGCCGTCTGATTTACTCGTCTTCACACAGCCCCATTCATCAGCACCAGGAGTCTGCCGATCATCAGAGATGATCCCGTATCCCATGGTTGCATATCCTGGATCTATTCCAAGTACGGTTACCATGAATCTCTCATCCTGGTATTCTGAACCTGACTGTGATTCTTCCCCGTACTTTCGGTCCGGATTATATGATCAGATGCCATTACGTCCGATACTCATATCTTCAGGCTCATCAGCAATCTGCTGGTTCCAGAATCCGCGATGCTTGAGGAACCACTCCTGTGCATTGACCGGCTCGTCACCGTTTGCCGGTTTCCTTGGATGGTATATTCCGTCCGAACCCAGAATACGTGCCTTTGCTGTATCACGCATGTGGATCGGGAGGATCTCTGTTATGATCTCCTGCTTGATACCCGGGTCAAGGATTGGGTACAGCACCTCGACCCTGCGGTTCAGGTTCCTGGGCATCAGGTCAGAGCTGCCCATCAGCAGGATCTCGTCTCCGCCATTGTGGAAGTAATAGATTCGCGAGTGCTCAAGGAACCGTCCTACGATGGTGCTTACAGAAATATTTTCAGATAACCCTTTTATTCCAGGCCTCAGGCAGCAGATCCCCCTGACCTGTAGTTCTACCTTAACCCCTGCAATGGATGCACGGTAGAGGGCCTGAATCATCTCTTCATCCTGAATGGCATTGAGTTTCAGGATGATATGGCCATCCTTGTACTCACGCTGCCGTTTGATCTCCCGTTCGATGAGCGAGATGATGCCCCGCCTGATGTATTTTGGCGATACCAGCAGGTGGTTGTATGCCATGTATCTCGAGTATCCGGTCAGGGAGTTGAAGAGGTTCGACACATCAGATGCGATCTCCGGGTTTGCCGTGAAGAGCCCGATATCGGTGTAAATCCTGGCAGTGGATGCGTTGTAGTTGCCAGAACTCATATGGACGTACCTGACGATCCCGTCACGCTCCCTCCGCACAACCAGACAGAGTTTGGAGTGGACTTTAAGCCCCATGATCCCGAATACGACATGGACTCCGGCGTGCTCAAGTGCTTTGGCCCAACCGATGTTGTTCTCCTCGTCAAACCGTGCCTTGAGTTCTACCACCACCGATACAGCCTTCCCCATCTCTCTTGCATCGAGAAGTGCTCTGACGATCGGAGAACGGGTTCCTGTTCTGTACAGGGTCATCTTGATAGCAAGTACATCAGGATCCTTTGCAGCCTGGTTGAGGAAGTTTATCACTGGCTGGAAACTCTCGTAGGGATGGAAGAGCATTACATCACGGGATTTGATCGTGCTGAAGATGGCCTTCTCATTCTCCAGGATCTTCGGGACACTCGGAACAAACGGGGGATCCTTGAGATCAGGCCGGTCAAGATCAAGCATACACATGAGGTCAGCCATCCCGATCGGACCTGCAATCCGGTAGAACATATGCGGGTGCTTGACCAGTTTCTCACCCATCATCCCACAGACCGCCTGGTCCATCCAGGATGAGACCTCGATCCGTGAAGGGATGCCGACCCACCGTCTCCCGACTGACTCCTCAACAGCGGTCAGAAGATCGTCAGCTTCATCCTCCTCTATCTCGATGTCAGCATCGCGGGTAACCCTGAACGGGTATGCAGCCCTGACTTCAAGACCAGGGAAGAGAAGGTCAAGGTTTGCAGATATCACATCCTCAAGGAATACAAGTTCAATGCCTCCCGGAGTTTTTGGTCCGTTCTCATCGTCAGGGATCTTCAGCAGGCGGGGGAAGAGTTTGTTTGGGATCTTGATCCTGGCAAAGAGGTCCTCTTCACCCCCACGCTCCCTGACAATGATAGCAAGATTAAGTGCCAGGTTTGAGATGAACGGGAAGGGGTGCGATTTGTCAAAAGCCAGGGGGGTGAGAACCGGAAATATCTCCTTTATGAAGTATGTCCTGAGGGATCGCTTCTGCCTCTCATCAAGTGTCTCGTAGGTGTGGATGATGACCCCCTGATCCCGGAGAGCAGGAATGATCTCATCATGCCAGATGGCTACCTGCTCTTCAAGCAGCGGGAAGAGGTCCTCGTAGATCTTGTCAAGGAGCCGTGCAGGAGTGAGCCCGTCTGGAGGGGATTTGAGCACACCTTCATCAAGTTGACGGTGCAGACCTGAAACCCTGATCATAAAGAACTCGTCCAGGTTGTTTGAGAATATGGCAAGGAACTTGACCCGTTCAAGCAGGGGATGAGCCGGATCCTTTGCCTCGTCGAGCACGTGCCGATTGAACTGGAGCCAGGATAACTCCCGGTTGATGTAGCAGGAAGGGTCCATCAGGATACTATCACTGTCAAGGCTCTTTCCTTCGGCTAAAAGAGACTCATCCCGATTCATTATCAGGATATAAGAGGGCTATTGGTGATAATTCTTGTGATAATAAAATATTGAGATCAGAGATCTTGGGGAGTATCGACCTTGCTCTCGTAATGGAAATCTTTCTGAATAGTCCTGATGTATCCGTTCGCACTGGTATGGTCCTTGAGTGTTATCTCTGATGAGACGTTTGAGTCATTGCCCCGTGCCTCCATCAGGTGTGCCCCGATGTCGATGCTGACACCACCAAGAGCATATTCATTGAGTAGTGGATCACCCGAGGGTGTCGAACTCTGGACATCTGTATCCTCATTCGGGTGTCCGGTTCCGCTGTACATTCCCTGGTTATCAACTGCTGCACTTTCTTCGTCTGCAGATTCTGCACCTGCTGTTTCACCTGTCTGATTGAACCCCCCGGTCTGGTTCAGGAGTTCGTCAGAGAAAGGGGAACTCAGATTCACAATTCTATCTGCTGTTGTATTGGTCGTATTCAAAGAGAGATTCAGGGAAACATTCTGGCCCTGGGTCGAGGTATTTCCGTCGGCAGATGAACCACCAATCACTACAGCACCAGCGATGCCGAGGATCAGGAGGGAGATGAGTATTGAACGGGTATCCATGATATCACACAAGACCTTGAGACACAGGTCGCTGATCACACGTTGGCAGGCACCGTATGAAGATTTTGTGGTGATAGCCAAGTCAGGCCGCCTCAATCAGAGAGACCTGATCATGGTTCAGGGAAGAAGGTCATAGGCGGGGTCAAGGTCACGGAGCACTACCAACGAGTAATATCTGAAGAAGGTTATCAACGGGACAAGAAGGAAGAGTGAGATGAGTATCATTGCCCCGGTTCCGACTCCGAGTGTGATTATTCCTGCAGGATTCTGCATGGATGTAAGCCCGGACCCAACTGATGCTACTGCACCCAGAAGTCCGAGCGGGATGCTGATCAAAAAGATAACGACCCCAAGAATCATCCCTGAAATAAAAATGAGCAGGATCTTCAGACCTGTATATATTCCTACATCCATCCATCTCCCTGAGAATAGTCCGATCATCCTCTTCCAACCTGCTAAAATTCCACAGTCATCAACGATCATCACCGGAACAAGGAAGTCAGCGGTCAGGATCGCCATGATCCAGACCGGGATGAGCACTATAAGCAACGCGAGCAGGGTCTCGATGATCAGGATCATGAACCTGGCAAGATCAAAACGCCCGGTCTGCATCCCGGGAACAAGGATCATGAGAGTTAGGATAATCATGGAGATGAGAATTATCAGAAGGAGGAAGATGTAAAACCCGACAAGCCTGATCCCTTTTCCCCACCTGAGCTTAAGTGTCCTTGTGAGTAGGATGGTGTTCGTGGAGAGGCAGTCCACAAAGATGAACTGGAGGAGAGAGCTGATCACCACATAGATGACTCCTGCCACAAATAGTCCGGCAGCGAGTGTCACCACCAGATTTGCGTATTCAGTGATGGCCTCCGGCCCGGGCATGCCGACTGGAACGCCGGCCAGTGTCGTGTCTGTTCTGAGTGGGTTGACAACAACCCCACCGAGAAAGAGGGCTATGATTGCAAGGCGTATCCAGACTCCTGTCCTGGGAGGCCAGAGCAGGGTTCTTGTCCGGTTTAGTGCCTCATCGATGGCAGAGGTTACATCATGCCCCATGACTACTCTTGCTTATGTTTCTGTTCTGACTATTGTTTTTAGTCTTCCTGGCTTCAGGATTGTCCGGTGCTGTGTATCTGCACCGGAGCCGATCATCTATCTTCCTCAGCGGACAGGAACTGCACAATGGTCTGGTCTTGCAGACTACGTTTCCCAGGTACACGATCTGGGCGTGAAAATCGTTGAAGAGAGCAGAGTCGGGCTTCAACCTTGTTGTGAAGAACTCCTGCATCTGCTGGAATGATTCATCTGCAGCAAACCATCCGATCCTGGAACCGATCCTTTTCGTGTATGCATCAACAACGAAGATTGGCTTTTCACATGCATACAGAAGGATGGAGTCGACAGTCTCAGGTCCGAACCCTTTGAGATCAAGCAGGAGACTGCGTAGAGTTCCGGTATCCTCCCTGTCCATCAGGGTCCTGTCGCTGTTATACTGCTCAACGAAGAATCTGGCAAATACCTGCAGACGTTCTGCTTTCTGATTGTAATATCGTGAGGATCTGATCAGCGGTGCGATAATTTCCTTGGAGGTTGTCAGGATCTGGTTCGGGTCAAGAAGTCCGGCGTCTTTCAGGGCCTGTACCGCCTGCGAAGCCCCGGTCCACGAGACGTTCTGGGCAAGAATGGCACCGACGATCGTCTCAAACCACCCGTCAGCAGGCCACCAGCCCCGGTTACCAAACGAGGTGAGCAGGGCATTGTAGTATGTATGGAGATCCTCTCCTGTTATCTTCGGCTCTTCCGCTCTGCTCTCCATAATCATACGCAGCAGCAGGTCTATGACCAGCCTGACTGCCTCTCCCATGCTGCAAACCGCTGGCGCAGCATCAGAAGCTCCTCTTCGTTGAGATCCTTTCCATGCCGTCTTGCAAATATCTGTGCCAGTTGTTCAGCGATATTCTCTGCTACCGCCCGTTCGCGGCAGGTGACATAAACTCTGGTATCGGCAATGGCGGTTGTCACACCACACACCGGACAGAGCATATGGTGCCGGTAATCTGGCGCTGTCATCATGTGTGAGCATCCTCCGCACCGGATAACCAGATACATGGTCTGAACCTTAGATCTGCGACTCCAGATGAATCTTCCGGATACCCCCTGATGGCGTTTCGGGAATACCTTGTTTGTATCTGAAGGGCGGGAACCAAATTGATATATGAGATCACTGCTGCACCCCTTATGAACAGGCGTAATCTATGGAATCTTCAATTTCGGTAACCGGCCTTCTTGGGCTTCCCCTAATACAAAAAGGGGACGATATTGCAGTAATTATCTGCAACGCTGTCACACTGAAGGATGGCGATATACTCTGCATTGCCACCACGATCATCTCGAAGGCAAACGGGTACTCACGGCTTTTGGACGAGGTCACTCCTGGTGAGCAGGCATGCTCCATCGCATCGGTAACCGGCGAGGATCCCAGGTTTCTGCAGGTTGTACTTGACCAGGCCGCAGATGTTGTGATCGAGACACCGTTCACCCTGACCGCTCTTCCCTGCGGACATGTGGGTGTCAGATCTGGTGTTGATGCAAGCAATGTTGAGCATGGCTATGCAGTCTACCTCCCTCCCGATCCGATGGCAGAAGCCTCACGGCTTGCAGACCGGATCCATGAGATATCAGGAGCATCGTGCCGGGTTATCCTGACCGATACATGCGGGCGTGCGTTCAGGCGTGGCCAGACGGGTCATGCTATCGGATGGAGCGGGATGCCTGCAATCAGAGACTTCAGGGGTGACACCGATCTCTTCGGAAAGGTCCTTGAGATAACAGAAGAAGCGGTGATCGACGAGATAGCAGGTTTCTCCAACTTCGTGATGGGTGAGAGTAACAATGGAGTTCCGGTAGTACTGTTCAGGGGCTGCCCTGCATGGACAGGCCATGATGATATCTACTTCACAAAACAAGAGGACATCATCAGACGCTCGCTCCAAAAAGAAGGATGTTAGAATTTGATCAGGTTAGCAGCGAAGATGATAACCGCAATACCAACTGCTGCACCGAGGACTATGTAGGGGCTGATGTGGACTGCCCGCCGGTCTTCACTGTCGTAATAATTGACGAGACCGGCAGAAGATATAAGTCTTCCACCCGATTTCTTTGCCATACGTATCATTCAACTGCTGATTATTTAAAAGCAGGTTCAGGAGTCTGCATTCATGGATGAGAGATCTTACAGCGGGATGGCATTTCTTGGTGACCCGCTCATTCCCTATCCGGTAACCATCGTGGTCAGAGATGGTATTATCGCGAAGATAGAGGATGAGACGAATGTACCTGACCGATGGATCTGTCCGGCATTCTTTAATGCACATACACATCTTGCCGACACGGTCGCCATGGATATCCCCTGTACCGGTGATCTTGAGTCCCTTGTCACCCCACCTCACGGGCTTAAGCACCGGATCCTTGCAGAGTGTTCACCAGAGCTCCTGACGATCGCGATGAGAAGATCGGTCACGTCAATGATCCAGGGCGGTACTGCAGGATTTGCCGACTTCAGGGAGGGTGGGGCTGCCGGGGTGTCTATCCTGCAGAATGCATGCAGAGACCTTCCATGCCGGCCTATCATCCTGGGGCGGGAAGGTGGCGAGGCAGTAAGCGACGGTGCCGGCATAAGTAGTGCTCGTGACATCAGTTCATATGCTGAAGTTGTCAGCAGGATGAAACGGGATGGAAAACTGGTTGCCTTCCATGCCGGTGAGAAGGACAGCAGCGATATTGATGCTGCCCTGGCATGTGAACCCGATCTCCTCATTCATGGAACCCATGCGGCACCTCACCAGATCAGGGCGATTGCCGATGCAGGAATACCTGTAGTAATCTGTCCGCGGTCCAACTTTCTCCTTGGTGTTACATGTTCGGCAGATCACCCGCCGGTCCGCGAGATGCTGGAGCAGGGAGTTCGTGTCCTTATCGGGACGGATAATGCCATGTTTGTCCAACCAGACATTATGCAGGAGATTTCGTTTGCTCATACGGTCTACAGGATCCCCCCTGCAGAGCTCCTTGGCTCTGCCACAGCCGGTCTTGAAGCAGCGGGAGTAAATCACTCAATCCGGGAAGGAAATCCTGCAAATTTCAATATTTTGGATATTTCAGATTCCAATCTGCAATTCTCCCATGATCCTGTTGCCAGTGTGGTAAAACGGTCTCCTGTTGACCGGATCTGCGCAAGGGTTTTTTATATAGAATCGAAATTAATTGAACAGCCTTTAGGAGGGGGACCACATGTATAAGACGATTCTCGTTGCAATTGACGGATCTGCGGTTAGTGAACAGGCGTTCGAAGCTGCCGTAGAGCAGGCACACGCCTGGAAAGGAAACCTGCATGCGGTTTACGTCGTGGAGACCGGCCTGTTCACCGATATCCCGGTGGACAGCAAGCTTGAAGTGATGTACAGCCTGCTTGAGCAGGAGGGATCCGGAGCCCTTGACCGGGTCAAAGAGATTGCGAAGAAGAAGAATATCGAGGTGGAGACCCACTTTGAACAGGGTCATGCAGGCGACACGATCATTTCCACAGCCCAGAAGCTGAATGCAGATCTGATCGTGATGGGTTCACATGGGAAGAGTAATGTTGACCGTCTTCTGCTTGGCAGTGTGAGTTCATTTGTGGTAGAGCACAGCGTTGTCTCTGTCCTGGTGGTGAGATCATAGCCACGGCTCAACTGGTATCTGACTACATGACGACCGACGTCGTCACAGTGGAAATTCCAGGAAACCGTGACGATGTTCTCAAAATTTTAAAACGTACAGGCATCAGCGGAGTCCCGGTTCTCAAGGAAGGAAGACTGGTCGGGATCATAACAAGAAAAGATCTCCTCCATAAACCTGAAGAGAACCAGCTCGCCCTGCTGATGACCCCAAGTCCACTCACCATCCAGGCCGATGCAACCATCTTT
This window encodes:
- the ppk1 gene encoding polyphosphate kinase 1, which translates into the protein MNRDESLLAEGKSLDSDSILMDPSCYINRELSWLQFNRHVLDEAKDPAHPLLERVKFLAIFSNNLDEFFMIRVSGLHRQLDEGVLKSPPDGLTPARLLDKIYEDLFPLLEEQVAIWHDEIIPALRDQGVIIHTYETLDERQKRSLRTYFIKEIFPVLTPLAFDKSHPFPFISNLALNLAIIVRERGGEEDLFARIKIPNKLFPRLLKIPDDENGPKTPGGIELVFLEDVISANLDLLFPGLEVRAAYPFRVTRDADIEIEEDEADDLLTAVEESVGRRWVGIPSRIEVSSWMDQAVCGMMGEKLVKHPHMFYRIAGPIGMADLMCMLDLDRPDLKDPPFVPSVPKILENEKAIFSTIKSRDVMLFHPYESFQPVINFLNQAAKDPDVLAIKMTLYRTGTRSPIVRALLDAREMGKAVSVVVELKARFDEENNIGWAKALEHAGVHVVFGIMGLKVHSKLCLVVRRERDGIVRYVHMSSGNYNASTARIYTDIGLFTANPEIASDVSNLFNSLTGYSRYMAYNHLLVSPKYIRRGIISLIEREIKRQREYKDGHIILKLNAIQDEEMIQALYRASIAGVKVELQVRGICCLRPGIKGLSENISVSTIVGRFLEHSRIYYFHNGGDEILLMGSSDLMPRNLNRRVEVLYPILDPGIKQEIITEILPIHMRDTAKARILGSDGIYHPRKPANGDEPVNAQEWFLKHRGFWNQQIADEPEDMSIGRNGI
- the ruvA gene encoding Holliday junction branch migration protein RuvA — translated: MIARLRGPVVDAGDDYVIIEAAGVGYRVRVPEPSAAALRGSKEAVIHTEMVVRQDAILLYGFQTAAELKVFRMLTSVSRVGPQLATAILSRLRPDQVAGAVLAGDSRLLATVPGVGKTGAERIVLELKKKAAALAADIGTPGSERGGTASADAVLGLMALGYGQGEAAATVGKVESSAHDGSAAGIIREALRILKDKGEKNE
- a CDS encoding universal stress protein, with the translated sequence MYKTILVAIDGSAVSEQAFEAAVEQAHAWKGNLHAVYVVETGLFTDIPVDSKLEVMYSLLEQEGSGALDRVKEIAKKKNIEVETHFEQGHAGDTIISTAQKLNADLIVMGSHGKSNVDRLLLGSVSSFVVEHSVVSVLVVRS
- the ruvC gene encoding crossover junction endodeoxyribonuclease RuvC, producing MVTVLGIDPGYATMGYGIISDDRQTPGADEWGCVKTSKSDGDSPVRLGLIYKGVVDLIERFSPESMAIERLFFARNTTSALQVSEARGVIILAAVHHDIPVTEYTPNQVKVAITGSGSADKRQMQEMITRLLRLPEIPRPDDAADGLSLALCHINCSRGRR
- a CDS encoding amidohydrolase family protein is translated as MDERSYSGMAFLGDPLIPYPVTIVVRDGIIAKIEDETNVPDRWICPAFFNAHTHLADTVAMDIPCTGDLESLVTPPHGLKHRILAECSPELLTIAMRRSVTSMIQGGTAGFADFREGGAAGVSILQNACRDLPCRPIILGREGGEAVSDGAGISSARDISSYAEVVSRMKRDGKLVAFHAGEKDSSDIDAALACEPDLLIHGTHAAPHQIRAIADAGIPVVICPRSNFLLGVTCSADHPPVREMLEQGVRVLIGTDNAMFVQPDIMQEISFAHTVYRIPPAELLGSATAGLEAAGVNHSIREGNPANFNILDISDSNLQFSHDPVASVVKRSPVDRICARVFYIESKLIEQPLGGGPHV
- a CDS encoding preprotein translocase subunit Sec61beta, coding for MAKKSGGRLISSAGLVNYYDSEDRRAVHISPYIVLGAAVGIAVIIFAANLIKF
- a CDS encoding coenzyme F420-0:L-glutamate ligase produces the protein MESSISVTGLLGLPLIQKGDDIAVIICNAVTLKDGDILCIATTIISKANGYSRLLDEVTPGEQACSIASVTGEDPRFLQVVLDQAADVVIETPFTLTALPCGHVGVRSGVDASNVEHGYAVYLPPDPMAEASRLADRIHEISGASCRVILTDTCGRAFRRGQTGHAIGWSGMPAIRDFRGDTDLFGKVLEITEEAVIDEIAGFSNFVMGESNNGVPVVLFRGCPAWTGHDDIYFTKQEDIIRRSLQKEGC
- a CDS encoding endonuclease III domain-containing protein, whose product is MGEAVRLVIDLLLRMIMESRAEEPKITGEDLHTYYNALLTSFGNRGWWPADGWFETIVGAILAQNVSWTGASQAVQALKDAGLLDPNQILTTSKEIIAPLIRSSRYYNQKAERLQVFARFFVEQYNSDRTLMDREDTGTLRSLLLDLKGFGPETVDSILLYACEKPIFVVDAYTKRIGSRIGWFAADESFQQMQEFFTTRLKPDSALFNDFHAQIVYLGNVVCKTRPLCSSCPLRKIDDRLRCRYTAPDNPEARKTKNNSQNRNISKSSHGA